The genomic segment ACAAATTTGAAATAATTACTCCTAGAGGCTCACAAATCTTCTTCAATTTTAGAATTAAAAACGGGATATTCCAGTCTTTTCAAAACGAAGACGCAGATGTAAAAATAGGAATAAGCCCTTATCCTATGAAATGAAAAACTACGCATAACAGCGACTTAACGCTTCGCTTCGGGACTAGCCCTCGCTCGGTCTGCGACACATTCCCCTTCTGTCACTCGTCTGCATCCGCAAACTCCGTGCCAGTCCCTAACGTCCCATCCGGGACTCAGGGTCGGGGAACGTCGAGTAGCCTAGTTCGTTATACGCCATTTTTTAAAATTAAAATAAGGAAATATATTTAGGAATAATCAAAATCAATTTATAGATAAAAAAAGAAAATTTTACGGTAGTTTTTCTTGTTAAAGAGATCATTCTATTCAATTAAAGCGTTTTAACAATACTACTAAAGAATTCTTAAAAAATAGACAAATACAGAAACTAACGTTTCAAATCTTTTTAACATGAAATATTCTAAAATTACGATACATTTAGTTTTTATATTCTATTTTTCTATAAATTTTGGATTATATTCAAAACCAAACCAGATTGACTTCTCAAAAGAACAACCAATACATCCCTATTATCAAACTTTAAATGAAGCAAATAGCTTGGATTGTAAAGAAAAACAGCTCTGTATACAAAATTGCTCTGACGGATCGGTTGCAATTATTACCAACAAATATACTAACAAGCAAAATGTTCGATTGGCCTGCATTTCAGAATGTAGTAAAATCATTTGCACAAAACAGAATAAATAAGAATACAATTCTATTCAAAAAAACGGCGTATAACAGCGTCTTCCCGCTACGTTTCGGGACAAGCCCTCACTCGGCCTGCGGCAAATTTTCCGTCTCCCTAACGCCTTCTACGAAGGCTCAGGGCGGAAAACTTCGGGAAGACTAGTTCGTTATACGACATGATTTAATAAATTTATAAAAAGGAAAATAAAATGGCAAATTACGAAGAGAGAATACAAGACACATTTACTGGTGAAATAGCGATTATTAAATCCAACGATTGGTACATCTTTAACCAGAAGAAGGAAAATAAACTGGCCTCATGGGAAAAAAGAGGTCATAGACTTCATAAACAACAAACCAAAGAAGAAGGTTTAGAAGAAGCAAATCGACTAACTAACGAAGCACTAGAAAATATAAAAAACATGAAAAATATCCTAAAATATACATTAGGTATTGATGACAAAATAAATTGGGAATCATTAAAAGATTACAAAAAATTTAAACAATTCAAATTCGATCTTCAACCTCCTGACTTAAACTCATATCTTTTACAAGCACCAAGATGGTCAATCTTTGAATATATTTTTAAATCGATCACCGTCAAAAGAAAAGCAATACTAGAAGAAAAGAGGAAAGAACATGAATTAGCAATGGAAAGATTCAACAAAACCAAAGAACGAAAAATAGCAGAATACGAATTGGAAAAAAAGCAATTTGAAAAATTACAAGAAAAACACAATAAAGAAGTAGAAGATCTGAAAAGCCGATTCGAAAAAAATGAACCAGAAGCAATTGAAGAATACCTCGATTTAGTTTTTTCAAAATCAAAATATCCTGATTTTATCACTTTGAGTTATGACTTGCTCTTTGATGAAAGTAGAAAAACAATAGTAGTAAATGTCGAATTACCCGACCCGGAGTCTCTACCAAAAGAAATTGAATATAAATATATTGCTAGTAGAGATGAATTTACAACAAAGGAACTCAAGAAAAAAGAATTTAGCGAATTGTATGAAGAAGTGATATCACAAATTGCTATTAGAACTGTTCATGAAATTTTTGAATCCGTCTATACCAATTCCATTGATTTTGTCGTATTAAATGGCTATGTCAACTCAATCGACAAAAAAACAGGCAATGATACAATTGCGTGCATCGTTTCAATACAAGCAGAACGTGATTATTTCAATTCATTAAATCTAACCAAAATTTCAGCTAAAGAATGTATAAAAGGATTAAAAGGTCTAATAGCCAGTGAATTTATAAACCTCGCTCCAGTTAAACCAATATTGAATTTAAATAGAGAAGATAGGCGAATTATAGAATCTGAGGCTGTAATAGATGATATCGACTCTAACAATAATTTGGCATCTATGGATTGGCAAAAATTCGAAACATTAGTAAGAGATATCTTTGCTAAAGAATTTGCAGGAGAAGGAGTAGATGTAAAAGTAACTCAAGCATCAAGAGATGCTGGCGTTGATGCCATTATATTCGATCCAGACCCAATTAAAGGTGGAAAATTTGTCATCCAAGCAAAACGATACAATAACATAGTTGGTGTAAGTGCAGTAAGAGATTTATTTGGCACTGTTATGAATGAAGGAGCAGTTAAAGGTATTTTAGTCACTACTTCTAATTTTGGGAAAGATTCAATCGAATTTGCTAAAGACAAACCACTTACCCTTATTAGCGGAGCCCACTTAGTTCATTTATTTAATAAACACGGATATAATGTTAATATAAAAATTAAACAAAAATAAATCACGTCGTATAACAGCATGTAAACGCTGCACTTCGGGACTTACGCCCTCGTTTGGTCTGCGACACATTCCCCTCTGTCACTCGCCTGCATTCGCAAGCTACGTGCCAGTCCCTAACGTCCCATCCGGGACTCAGGGTCGGGGAACGTCGTTTACACTAGTTC from the Leptospira perdikensis genome contains:
- a CDS encoding restriction endonuclease, with product MANYEERIQDTFTGEIAIIKSNDWYIFNQKKENKLASWEKRGHRLHKQQTKEEGLEEANRLTNEALENIKNMKNILKYTLGIDDKINWESLKDYKKFKQFKFDLQPPDLNSYLLQAPRWSIFEYIFKSITVKRKAILEEKRKEHELAMERFNKTKERKIAEYELEKKQFEKLQEKHNKEVEDLKSRFEKNEPEAIEEYLDLVFSKSKYPDFITLSYDLLFDESRKTIVVNVELPDPESLPKEIEYKYIASRDEFTTKELKKKEFSELYEEVISQIAIRTVHEIFESVYTNSIDFVVLNGYVNSIDKKTGNDTIACIVSIQAERDYFNSLNLTKISAKECIKGLKGLIASEFINLAPVKPILNLNREDRRIIESEAVIDDIDSNNNLASMDWQKFETLVRDIFAKEFAGEGVDVKVTQASRDAGVDAIIFDPDPIKGGKFVIQAKRYNNIVGVSAVRDLFGTVMNEGAVKGILVTTSNFGKDSIEFAKDKPLTLISGAHLVHLFNKHGYNVNIKIKQK